CGCAGACAATCCCGCGGTGTTTCATCCGCTTGTATTTTCCGCAGTTGCATTCGTAATCCTTCACCGGCCCGAAAATTTTCGCGCAGAAGAGGCCGTCGCGCTCCGGTTTGAAGGTGCGGTAGTTGATGGTCTCCGGCTTTCTCACCTCCCCGAAGGACCACGAACGGATCAGGTCGGGGCCGGAAAGGCTCACCTTGATGGCCGAATAGCTCAACGGGTCTTTTGGCTTTTCAAAAAAGGTTGCGATATCCATAAGGTTCTTGTGTTTGGGTGCCTGGGTGCCTGGGTTCCCGCGTAAACACGGGCACTCGGGCACATGGGCGCTTTATTTTTCTTCTATCAACTCCACGTTCAACGCCAGACTCTGCAGTTCGCGGATAAGCACGTTGAACGACTCCGGCAGTCCCGGTTCCAGAACGTGGTTGCCCTTCACGATATGCTCGTACATCCGGGTCCTCCCGATCACGTCGTCGGACTTGACCGTGAGAAATTCCTGAAGCGTATAGGCGGCGCCGTAGGCCTCCATCGCCCAGACCTCCATCTCCCCCAGCCGCTGGCCGCCGAACTGGGCCTTCCCCCCAAGGGGCTGTTGAGTCACCAGCGAGTAAGGGCCTATCGAGCGGGCGTGGATTTTGTCTTCCACCAGGTGATGGAGCTTGATGATGTACATCTCCCCCACCGTGACCGGATGCTCAAAGACCTCGCCGGTCTTGCCGTCAAAGAGGGTCGCCTGGCCCGTCTCGGGGAGGCCGCCCAGTTTGAGCAGATTTTTGATTTCCTCCTCCCTGGCGCCATCGAAGACAGGGCTGGCGAAATGGACGCCGTTTTTGGCGAGGTCGTGCGCCAGCTCCTTTATTTCGGAATCCGATGCCGATTCGAGGAACTCGTTGACGGCGGATGAGTGGTATATTTTTTTGATCGTGCCCGCAATCGCATCGCGGTCGAATTTTATGTCGAGAAGCGCCTGAATCTTCCGGCCCAGTTCGATTCCCGCCCATCCCAGATGCGTCTCCAGAATCTGCCCCACGTTCATCCGGGAAGGAACACCGAGCGGATTCAACACCAGATCCACCGGACGTCCGTCTTCAAGGTAGGGCATATCCTCTTCCGGCAGAACGATGCTCACCACCCCCTTGTTTCCGTGCCGCCCCGCCAGCTTGTCGCCGACCCGAATCTTCCGCTTGATGGCGACATAAACCTTGACCAGCTTGATGACCCCCGGAGGGAGTTCATCCCCTTTCTTGAGCCGGTTCACCTTCTGGTCGTACATCATCTTGACGAGGTCGATCTGGTCTTCCATGTCTTCGATGATCTCGCCGATCTGCTCTTCGACCTCCGGCCCCCCCTCGCAGGAGATCTCCTTCCACTTTTCGAAGGGAACCTGCTTCAGGAGCGATTCCGTGATGGTCTGCCCCTTTTTGATGAGGATTTTTTCCGCCTCCTCGTCCATCACCTTCGATGAGGAGACCTTTCCCGCAAGGAGCTGGGTCAGCTTTTTCTGGGCGGAAATCTGAATGACGGCGATTTCATCGAGCTGGTCTTTTTTAAGCTTCTTGGCGGCCTGATCCTGCTGGTCTTTCGAGCGCTCGTCCAGGTCGACCCCTTCCCGGGAGAATACCTGTGAGGCAATCACCGTCCCAACCACGCCGGGGCCGGCGCGAAGAGAGGTATCTTTCACGTCGCCCGCCTTTTCGCCGAAAATGGCCCGCAGGAGTTTTTCCTCCGGGGAGAGCTGGGTTTCCCCCTTCGGCGTGATCTTGCCCACGAGGATGTCGTCGGGCACAACCTCGGCGCCGATGCGGATGATGCCCGACTCGTCGAGATTCTTGAGCGACTCCTCCCCCACATTGGGGATATCGCGGGTGATCTCCTCCTTGCCGAGCTTCGTGTCGCGCGCCACGCACTCGAATTCCTCGATGTGGATGGAGGTGAAGACATCGTCTTTTACCAGACGTTCCGAAAGAAGAATGGAGTCCTCGAAGTTGTAGCCCCCCCACGGCATGAACGCGACCATCACATGCTGCCCCAGCGCCAGCTCCCCCCGGTCGGTGGAGGCGCCGTCGGCGATGATCTCCCCTTTTTTGACCTTGTCGCCAACGTGTACGATGGGAATCTGGTTTAAGCAGGTGTTCTGGTTGGAACGCTGGTACTTCATGAGGCTGTAGATATCGACCTCCGAGGCCCCATCTTTTTTCTTGGCCCTCTCCGCCTTGACGACGATGCGCGAGGCGTCCACCGAAATGACGATGCCGTCCCGTCTGGCGGAAACCGTCACCCCCGAATCGCGGGCGACAATCGGCTCGATGCCGGTTCCCACTATGGGGGCGGTATTTCGAAGCAGAGGAACCGCCTGCCTTTGCATGTTGGCCCCCATGAGGGCGCGGTTGGCGTCGTCATGCTCCAGAAACGGCACCAGCGAGGCGGCAATGCTGACCAGCTGATTGGGGGAAACATCCATCAGATCCACCTCCCCCCGGGGCGCCAGCGCGAATTCGCCGTTCTTTCGGCAACTGACCATCTCGTCGATGAAATATCCCTTGGCATCGAGCTGGGCGTTGGCCTGCGCGATGACATGGTCTTCCTCTTCCAGCGCGGAATAATAGGACACCTCGGAGGTCACCCTCCCTTCAGTTACTTTGCGGTAAGGGGTTTCGATAAAGCCGTATTCGTTGACGCGGGCATGGGTGGACAAGGACGAGATGAGCCCGATGTTCGGCCCTTCCGGCGTTTCGATGGGGCAGATGCGCCCGTAGTGGGTGGCGTGGACGTCGCGGACCTCAAATCCCGCCCGTTCGCGCGTCAGGCCCCCCGGCCCCAGGGCCGAAAGGCGCCGCTTGTGGGTCACCTCGGCCAGAGGATTGGTCTGATCCATGAATTGCGAAAGCTGGGACGACCCGAAAAATTCCTTGACCACCGCCGAGACCGGCTTGGCGTTGATCAGGTCGTTGGGCATCAGCGTCTCAATTTCCTGAAGGCTCATCCTTTCCTTGATGGCCCGCTCCATCCGCACCAGCCCGATGCGGTACTGGTTTTCCAGCAGTTCGCCGACGGCCCGGATTCTGCGGTTTCCCAGATGGTCGATGTCGTCCACCGTCCCTTCGCCGTCCTTCAAGCGGCAGAGATACCGGACCACTTCGAGGATGTCCTCCTTGCGAAGGGTGGTGACCTCGAGGGGCACATCGAAACCGAATTTGTGGTTTATTTTAAGACGCCCGACTTTTGAAAGATCGTAACGTTCAGGGTTGAAAAAAAGATTCTCGAACAGGGTGGTGGCCGCCTCGAGCGTGGAGGGATCGCCGGGGCGCAGTCTCCGGTAGATTTCGATCACCGCCTCTTCGGGGGTGGATATCTTGTCGATTAAAAGCGTCTGCCGGATGTAGGGGC
The DNA window shown above is from Deltaproteobacteria bacterium and carries:
- the rpoB gene encoding DNA-directed RNA polymerase subunit beta: MHPLTAGNFRLRKDFSRIKKIVDIPNLIELQKQSYVKFLQMEVPPDQREDAGLQAIFKSVFPIRDFNNTASLEFVGYSFEKPKYDVNECRSRGMTYEVPMKVVVRLVVWDTDSETGSQTIRDVKEQEVYFGTIPLMTENGTFIVNGTERVVVSQLHRSPGSFFEHDKGKTHASGKLLYSARVIPGRGSWLDFEFDAKDILHVRIDRRRKLPVTVLLRALGMTAGEILNYFYRAEVIAVDGKKLSKNVVPEVLKYLRAPYDIKNPKTGEVVVKKDRKFTAPALEKMAKAKIRELPVTDEEIIGRVAAHDGIDKSTGEVILEVGCALTEEKLAEIRKRKIPEIPLLFMDVLNVGPYIRQTLLIDKISTPEEAVIEIYRRLRPGDPSTLEAATTLFENLFFNPERYDLSKVGRLKINHKFGFDVPLEVTTLRKEDILEVVRYLCRLKDGEGTVDDIDHLGNRRIRAVGELLENQYRIGLVRMERAIKERMSLQEIETLMPNDLINAKPVSAVVKEFFGSSQLSQFMDQTNPLAEVTHKRRLSALGPGGLTRERAGFEVRDVHATHYGRICPIETPEGPNIGLISSLSTHARVNEYGFIETPYRKVTEGRVTSEVSYYSALEEEDHVIAQANAQLDAKGYFIDEMVSCRKNGEFALAPRGEVDLMDVSPNQLVSIAASLVPFLEHDDANRALMGANMQRQAVPLLRNTAPIVGTGIEPIVARDSGVTVSARRDGIVISVDASRIVVKAERAKKKDGASEVDIYSLMKYQRSNQNTCLNQIPIVHVGDKVKKGEIIADGASTDRGELALGQHVMVAFMPWGGYNFEDSILLSERLVKDDVFTSIHIEEFECVARDTKLGKEEITRDIPNVGEESLKNLDESGIIRIGAEVVPDDILVGKITPKGETQLSPEEKLLRAIFGEKAGDVKDTSLRAGPGVVGTVIASQVFSREGVDLDERSKDQQDQAAKKLKKDQLDEIAVIQISAQKKLTQLLAGKVSSSKVMDEEAEKILIKKGQTITESLLKQVPFEKWKEISCEGGPEVEEQIGEIIEDMEDQIDLVKMMYDQKVNRLKKGDELPPGVIKLVKVYVAIKRKIRVGDKLAGRHGNKGVVSIVLPEEDMPYLEDGRPVDLVLNPLGVPSRMNVGQILETHLGWAGIELGRKIQALLDIKFDRDAIAGTIKKIYHSSAVNEFLESASDSEIKELAHDLAKNGVHFASPVFDGAREEEIKNLLKLGGLPETGQATLFDGKTGEVFEHPVTVGEMYIIKLHHLVEDKIHARSIGPYSLVTQQPLGGKAQFGGQRLGEMEVWAMEAYGAAYTLQEFLTVKSDDVIGRTRMYEHIVKGNHVLEPGLPESFNVLIRELQSLALNVELIEEK